In Tachysurus fulvidraco isolate hzauxx_2018 chromosome 1, HZAU_PFXX_2.0, whole genome shotgun sequence, a single window of DNA contains:
- the LOC125146052 gene encoding uncharacterized protein LOC125146052, protein MAQKRSSNSPSSEAKKIRIENDPTSSHDLCFGETSTFSSSLLQRDPYTALNPFLTDAINELNDSLRSTLRHDIQSPNPGLTDSLTATQTQLPHHDVFLELNRSLLTLQNSLNDQDLPVPLNPFLIDAINELNDGLRSTLRHDIQSPNPGLTDNLTATQTQLPHHDVFLELNQSLLTLQNSLNDQDQPVPLNPFLIEAVNQLNESLNLSNEQNVVNATTPVTYQYQEPASQQDLLHGLNQSLILLNDNIINLINQPVNVLQNPKTDHEYIPEMVNDTSVDNASAPTGENVPSDHVDIASLPTGENVPSDHVDSAKPSVQNVPSDHVDNASPPTGENVPSDHVDNASPPTGENVPLDHVDNASPPPSVENNQIGHGVDSNIRIINRDNFNNTEIIRRVNFSSIANVNSFAEFYNYVLEILNSVVEVAN, encoded by the coding sequence atggctCAGAAGCGTTCGAGTAATTCTCCCTCTTCAGAagctaaaaaaattagaattgaaaATGACCCTACATCATCACATGATCTCTGCTTTGGTGAAACTTCGACTTTTTCAAGTAGTCTGTTACAACGTGATCCGTACACAGCCCTGAATCCTTTTTTAACCGATGCAATCAATGAGTTGAATGATAGTTTACGATCGACACTTAGACACGATATTCAGAGCCCCAATCCGGGTTTGACCGATAGTTTAACagcgacacaaacacagctgcctCATCATGACGTGTTCTTAGAATTGAATCGGAGTCTGTTAACGTTGCAGAATAGTCTAAATGATCAAGATCTACCTGTGCCGTTAAATCCATTTTTAATCGATGCAATCAATGAGTTGAATGATGGTTTAAGATCGACACTTAGACACGATATTCAGAGCCCCAATCCGGGGTTGACCGATAATTTAACagcgacacaaacacagctgcctCATCATGACGTGTTCTTAGAATTGAATCAGAGTCTGTTAACGTTGCAGAATAGTCTAAATGATCAAGATCAACCTGTGCCGTTAAATCCCTTTTTGATAGAAGCTGTAAACCAATTGAACGAAAGTCTTAACTTATCTAACGAACAAAATGTCGTTAATGCAACAACTCCAGTAACCTATCAATATCAAGAACCTGCATCTCAACAAGATTTGCTTCATGGTCTTAATCAAAgtcttattttgttaaatgacaATATCATTAACTTAATCAACCAACCTGTTAATGTTCTGCAAAATCCCAAAACTGATCATGAGTACATTCCTGAAATGGTAAATGATACATCAGTAGACAATGCGTCGGCGCCTAcgggtgaaaatgtaccctcagatcatGTAGACATTGCGTCGCTGCCCActggtgaaaatgtaccctcagatcacgtagacagTGCGAAACCTTCAGTTcaaaatgtaccctcagatcacgtagacaatgcgtcgccgcctacgggtgaaaatgtaccctcagatcacgtagacaatgcgtcgccgcctacgggtgaaaatgtacccttagatcacgtagacaaCGCATCGCCGCCACCTTCTGTTGAAAACAATCAAATAGGCCATGGTGTAGATAGTAATATTAGGATAATTAATCGTGACAACTTCAATAACACAGAGATCATAAGAAGAGTGAATTTTTCTTCTATCGCTAACGTCAACAgttttgctgaattttataattatgttttagaGATTTTAAACAGCGTGGTAGAAGTTGCGAATTAA